The Bradyrhizobium sp. WBAH42 genome includes a window with the following:
- a CDS encoding acyltransferase, translating to MPIKDTQLGRDVRILHPDLVNLYGCTVGDESRIGTFVEIQAGAEIGARCKISSHSFVCEGVTIEDEVFIGHGVMFTNDKYPKATTADGRLQQASDWTLQRTHVGKGASIGSNATILCGVTIGKGACIGAGAVVTKDVPDGAIVAGVPARVLSAAEETVLGALGSFEAQRKERR from the coding sequence ATGCCAATAAAGGATACCCAGCTTGGTCGCGATGTCCGCATCCTGCATCCGGACCTGGTCAATCTGTATGGTTGCACCGTTGGTGACGAAAGCAGGATCGGAACTTTCGTCGAGATCCAGGCGGGGGCGGAGATCGGTGCGCGTTGCAAGATATCGTCGCACAGCTTCGTCTGCGAGGGCGTCACGATCGAGGACGAAGTGTTCATCGGTCATGGCGTGATGTTCACAAACGACAAATACCCGAAGGCAACAACCGCGGACGGTCGTCTTCAGCAGGCGTCGGACTGGACGCTTCAGCGCACTCACGTCGGCAAGGGGGCGTCCATCGGTTCGAACGCCACCATCCTCTGCGGTGTGACGATCGGAAAGGGAGCCTGCATAGGCGCGGGTGCAGTCGTGACGAAAGACGTTCCGGACGGCGCCATCGTCGCGGGAGTGCCCGCTCGGGTTCTGTCCGCAGCTGAGGAGACGGTCCTGGGTGCCCTCGGCTCATTCGAGGCGCAGCGGAAAGAGCGTCGTTAA
- a CDS encoding DegT/DnrJ/EryC1/StrS aminotransferase family protein has protein sequence MIPFLDLKAQYSQIKPEIDAAVARVIGSGHFVLGPEVTAFEGRFAEYCRTAHCRAVNSGTSALHLALLAAGVRPGDEVITVSMTFVATTAAILYSGARPVFVDVDPVTWTMDPGLVEAAITPRTKAILPVHLHGLMADMDPIMEIARRHGLVVIEDAAQAHGAEYRGRRAGSIGDLGCFSFYPGKNLGAFGEGGAVVTDRPEFARRVSLLRDWGQEAKYDHVIAGYNYRMDEIQSAVLNVKLDYIEHWTDARRSLAERYNALLSGLPFARPQPPQYARHVYHVYAVRLERRDDALKLLRDAGIGAGIHYPVPVHLQRAYAELGYRAGDLPVTEMLANDFLSLPIYPELLPEQAAEVVGILRSATALQPSVAISTRSEHPQSFMTWSHNRRAS, from the coding sequence TTGATACCCTTCCTGGATCTGAAAGCCCAATATAGCCAGATTAAGCCCGAAATCGACGCGGCTGTGGCGAGGGTCATCGGGAGCGGGCACTTTGTGCTCGGGCCTGAGGTGACGGCCTTCGAAGGACGCTTTGCGGAATATTGCCGGACTGCCCATTGCCGCGCGGTGAACAGCGGAACTTCGGCGCTTCACCTTGCCTTGCTGGCGGCGGGCGTAAGGCCCGGTGACGAAGTCATCACGGTCTCGATGACCTTCGTCGCGACGACCGCGGCCATTCTCTACAGCGGCGCCAGGCCGGTGTTCGTCGACGTCGACCCTGTGACGTGGACAATGGATCCCGGCTTGGTCGAAGCTGCGATAACGCCGCGAACCAAGGCTATCCTGCCGGTTCATCTCCACGGGTTGATGGCCGACATGGATCCCATCATGGAGATCGCGCGTCGTCACGGCCTGGTCGTCATCGAAGACGCCGCGCAGGCGCACGGCGCGGAGTATCGCGGACGTCGCGCAGGCTCGATCGGCGATCTGGGATGCTTCAGCTTTTATCCCGGCAAGAACCTTGGAGCGTTTGGCGAGGGTGGGGCGGTCGTCACTGACCGGCCTGAATTTGCACGCCGCGTGTCCCTGTTGCGGGATTGGGGGCAGGAGGCGAAGTACGACCACGTCATTGCCGGATACAACTATCGCATGGACGAAATCCAGAGCGCGGTACTGAATGTCAAGCTGGACTATATTGAGCATTGGACCGATGCACGTCGGTCGCTGGCTGAGCGATACAATGCACTGCTTTCTGGTCTTCCATTCGCGCGTCCCCAGCCGCCCCAGTACGCCCGCCACGTGTATCACGTCTATGCGGTCAGATTGGAGCGCCGCGACGACGCGCTGAAGCTATTGCGTGATGCCGGAATTGGCGCCGGGATTCACTATCCCGTCCCGGTGCATCTGCAGAGGGCGTATGCAGAACTCGGCTATCGCGCCGGTGATCTCCCCGTCACTGAGATGCTCGCGAACGACTTCCTTTCTCTTCCCATCTATCCCGAGTTGCTGCCGGAACAGGCGGCCGAGGTTGTCGGAATATTGAGGAGTGCGACGGCGCTGCAGCCTAGCGTAGCCATCAGCACCCGGTCGGAGCATCCACAAAGCTTCATGACATGGTCCCACAACAGGAGAGCGTCTTGA
- a CDS encoding NAD-dependent epimerase/dehydratase family protein, whose translation MVPQQESVLIDLKGKRVLVTGGAGFIGSHIVDLLCDEGCIEIVALDNMIRGRPENLRRALGRGPVRLVHGDIRDRKLMEALVKAADIVFHQAALRITHCAAEPRLAKEVMVDATYDLLELCIKHDIEKIIAASSASVYGMAEEFPTTERQNAYNNRTLYGAAKAFNEGLLRAFNDACGLDYVAFRYFNVYGSRMDIHGRYTEVLIRWMERLEAGLPPVIFGDGRQTMDFVHVRDVARANILAARAKITDEVFNVGSGTETSLTELATVLASVMGHRGLTPEFAPERSVNPVPRRLASTGKAERLLGFRTTVSLEQGLSDLVKWWRSERELASDHHRQAAAS comes from the coding sequence ATGGTCCCACAACAGGAGAGCGTCTTGATTGATCTCAAGGGTAAACGCGTTCTGGTCACCGGCGGGGCCGGATTCATCGGCTCCCACATCGTTGATCTGCTCTGCGACGAGGGCTGCATCGAGATTGTTGCCCTCGACAACATGATCAGAGGCCGGCCGGAAAATCTCCGGCGCGCGCTCGGGCGTGGGCCGGTGAGACTGGTTCATGGCGACATTCGCGATCGCAAGCTGATGGAAGCGTTGGTCAAGGCGGCCGATATCGTCTTCCACCAGGCCGCGCTCCGCATTACTCATTGTGCGGCCGAACCGCGTCTGGCCAAGGAGGTCATGGTGGATGCCACCTACGACCTGCTGGAACTGTGTATCAAGCACGATATTGAGAAGATCATCGCGGCCTCTTCGGCATCGGTATATGGCATGGCCGAGGAGTTTCCGACGACAGAGCGGCAGAATGCCTACAATAACCGAACTCTCTATGGGGCCGCCAAGGCGTTTAACGAAGGGCTACTGCGGGCTTTCAACGATGCATGCGGCCTCGACTATGTGGCATTCCGGTATTTCAACGTCTATGGCAGCCGGATGGACATCCACGGACGGTATACCGAGGTCTTGATCCGCTGGATGGAGCGGCTGGAAGCTGGATTGCCTCCCGTTATCTTTGGAGACGGCCGTCAGACCATGGATTTCGTTCACGTCCGCGACGTCGCGCGTGCCAACATCCTTGCCGCCAGGGCAAAGATTACCGATGAGGTCTTTAACGTCGGGAGCGGCACTGAAACAAGCCTGACCGAGCTGGCTACGGTGCTCGCGTCGGTGATGGGACACCGCGGCCTCACGCCCGAATTCGCGCCGGAGCGCTCGGTCAATCCAGTACCGCGACGTCTGGCCTCGACGGGCAAGGCAGAGCGCTTGCTGGGCTTCCGCACCACGGTTTCGCTGGAGCAGGGGCTCTCCGATCTCGTGAAATGGTGGCGATCCGAGCGCGAGCTCGCTTCGGATCATCATCGGCAGGCGGCGGCATCGTGA
- a CDS encoding DegT/DnrJ/EryC1/StrS aminotransferase family protein, with protein MVAIRARARFGSSSAGGGIVIPIAAPLLAEEEADAARAAVLSGWVSQGPQVAAFEREFAALVGAPHACAVANCTTALQLALAALDIGAGDEVITVSHSFIATANVIRHQGATPVFVDIDPETYNLDCTRLVEAITEHTRAIIAVHQMGMPCDMAALLPIARRHGIAVIEDAACAAGSQIRMNGEWEPIGKPHGDIACFSFHPRKVITTGEGGMLTTANAELDRKFRLLRQHGMSVPDTVRHNSSSVIFEEYVVLGYNYRMTDMQAAIGRKQLERLPELVARRRAVAAKYAEQLGNLEGLRLPTEPTWARSNWQSYCVRLPDRLDQRIVMQHLLDDGIATRRGIMCAHREAPYSDVTQGQDLRQSELAQDRAILLPIYAQMNAEDTSRVSAALRAELER; from the coding sequence ATGGTGGCGATCCGAGCGCGAGCTCGCTTCGGATCATCATCGGCAGGCGGCGGCATCGTGATTCCGATCGCTGCGCCGCTACTTGCGGAGGAAGAGGCTGACGCTGCGCGCGCGGCCGTGCTGTCGGGCTGGGTGTCGCAAGGTCCGCAAGTGGCCGCGTTCGAGCGCGAGTTCGCTGCGCTTGTCGGCGCTCCGCACGCCTGTGCCGTCGCGAACTGCACGACGGCCCTGCAACTCGCCTTGGCGGCATTGGACATCGGCGCCGGCGACGAGGTGATCACGGTAAGCCACTCCTTCATCGCGACCGCAAACGTCATCCGACACCAGGGCGCCACCCCGGTTTTCGTCGATATTGATCCCGAAACGTACAATTTGGATTGCACTCGGCTGGTCGAAGCCATCACCGAGCACACGCGAGCGATCATTGCAGTTCATCAAATGGGCATGCCCTGTGACATGGCCGCGCTTCTGCCGATAGCGCGCCGCCACGGCATCGCCGTGATCGAAGACGCGGCCTGCGCCGCCGGATCGCAGATCCGGATGAACGGGGAATGGGAGCCGATCGGAAAGCCGCATGGAGACATTGCTTGTTTCTCCTTTCACCCGCGAAAAGTGATCACCACGGGTGAGGGGGGGATGCTCACCACCGCGAATGCCGAGCTTGACCGCAAGTTCAGGCTGCTGCGCCAGCACGGCATGAGCGTTCCGGACACGGTGCGGCACAATTCGTCGTCCGTGATCTTCGAGGAGTACGTCGTTCTGGGTTACAACTACCGAATGACGGATATGCAGGCCGCAATTGGCCGCAAACAGCTCGAGCGGCTTCCGGAGCTGGTAGCACGCCGGCGGGCCGTTGCCGCCAAATATGCCGAACAGCTTGGCAATCTGGAAGGACTGCGGTTGCCAACCGAGCCGACGTGGGCCAGATCCAACTGGCAGAGCTATTGCGTGCGTCTTCCAGATCGGCTCGACCAGCGCATCGTTATGCAACACCTCCTCGATGATGGCATCGCGACCCGGCGAGGCATCATGTGCGCCCACCGTGAGGCGCCATATTCGGATGTCACGCAGGGTCAGGATCTGCGTCAATCCGAGCTCGCCCAGGATCGGGCCATTTTGCTGCCCATCTACGCACAGATGAACGCAGAAGATACCTCGAGGGTGAGTGCTGCGTTGCGGGCAGAGTTGGAGCGATGA
- a CDS encoding bifunctional 2-polyprenyl-6-hydroxyphenol methylase/3-demethylubiquinol 3-O-methyltransferase UbiG translates to MTSGIAERKSLRLLVVIASYGTANNAYLDRVIQEYRSMSFDVDIVIISNIDKRPAADVECIVGLPNKNPWSLPFAHKEQFVARADQYDIFIYSEDDILITEKNIRAFLDVTSVLHEDEVAGLMLVEKASSGELNYPQAHGSFHWDCTSVKIRGDYCLAQFTNEHAASYILTQQQLARAIASGGFLVGPHEGKYDLPCTAATDPYTQCGFKKLIPISNIDDFSAHHLPNKYINRLGVDRQQLDAQLSVLMQIAREGSNAVPLFSAETRLWHGMYSKDYYEPARDEVLSGVPEGAVVLSIGSCSAANERRLLERGHRVVAVPLDPVVGSGLAQFGAEVVLGDVTTAPAKIAAEHFDRLLYVDVLQFVRDPAYLLRLFSGLLAPDGKVIICAPNRPSLRYAWECAKSGKVLRPWGTFEAVGIHDTTIGRIQRWCAEAGLVIEKIERCGPKRTGPMLQLLSPILATDLIVTAKRHEAWKPFFRGGHEMERMEVSRRSVAQ, encoded by the coding sequence ATGACTTCGGGGATCGCCGAGCGAAAGTCATTGCGACTTCTGGTCGTGATCGCGAGCTATGGGACTGCAAACAATGCCTACCTGGATCGGGTGATCCAGGAGTACCGGTCCATGTCGTTCGATGTGGACATCGTCATCATATCAAACATTGATAAAAGGCCCGCTGCAGACGTCGAATGCATCGTTGGCCTCCCCAACAAGAATCCGTGGTCGCTCCCCTTCGCGCACAAGGAGCAATTTGTAGCGCGAGCTGATCAATACGACATCTTCATATATTCCGAAGACGACATCTTGATAACTGAAAAGAACATCAGAGCGTTCCTTGACGTGACTTCAGTGCTGCATGAAGACGAGGTTGCCGGGTTGATGCTCGTCGAGAAAGCTTCAAGCGGCGAACTGAATTATCCGCAGGCCCATGGCTCCTTTCATTGGGATTGCACGTCGGTAAAGATCAGGGGGGATTACTGCCTCGCCCAATTTACCAACGAGCATGCCGCTAGCTATATACTCACTCAGCAGCAGCTTGCGAGAGCGATCGCGTCCGGCGGATTCCTGGTCGGACCGCACGAAGGCAAGTACGACCTGCCTTGCACCGCTGCAACTGATCCATACACCCAGTGTGGTTTCAAGAAGCTGATACCGATTTCCAACATCGATGATTTCTCGGCCCACCATTTGCCGAACAAATATATTAACCGGCTCGGAGTCGATCGCCAGCAATTGGACGCTCAACTCTCGGTCCTGATGCAGATTGCGCGTGAGGGCAGCAATGCGGTCCCGCTATTCAGCGCCGAGACCCGGCTTTGGCATGGCATGTATTCAAAGGATTATTACGAGCCGGCCAGGGATGAAGTGTTGTCCGGTGTTCCGGAAGGCGCGGTGGTATTATCGATCGGATCATGCTCGGCTGCAAACGAGCGTCGACTCCTGGAACGAGGACACCGTGTGGTAGCTGTCCCCCTCGACCCCGTGGTGGGCAGTGGCTTGGCCCAGTTCGGGGCTGAGGTCGTGTTGGGCGACGTCACGACGGCACCCGCGAAAATCGCAGCGGAACATTTCGACCGGTTGCTCTACGTTGATGTTCTGCAATTCGTCCGTGATCCGGCCTATCTGCTCAGGCTATTTTCCGGTCTCTTGGCTCCGGACGGCAAAGTGATCATCTGCGCGCCCAATCGCCCCAGCCTTCGTTACGCCTGGGAATGCGCGAAATCCGGCAAAGTCCTTCGGCCGTGGGGGACGTTCGAGGCTGTAGGGATTCACGATACGACAATCGGTAGAATTCAAAGGTGGTGCGCGGAGGCCGGTCTGGTGATCGAAAAGATCGAAAGATGCGGTCCAAAAAGAACTGGTCCAATGTTGCAGCTCCTGTCGCCTATACTTGCGACAGACCTGATTGTAACCGCCAAGAGACACGAAGCGTGGAAGCCTTTCTTTCGTGGCGGGCACGAGATGGAAAGAATGGAGGTTTCCAGAAGGAGCGTCGCTCAATGA
- a CDS encoding bifunctional 2-polyprenyl-6-hydroxyphenol methylase/3-demethylubiquinol 3-O-methyltransferase UbiG, with translation MSLETAKRIEMGDMQGHRGPAQVSAAKDYYSRSRREIRSLLPSRASRILEVGPGAGFTLLWLKSIYPDATTFGVELNQALEADLREHADVAIIGDIDELISRVGSKFDLILLLDVLEHVPDPTRTLQAITRKLLMDGGRVIVSVPNIAHLSVTVPLLFQRRFAYTDSGILDRTHLRFFVEDTAVKLFNDSNLVVKDGLITGLEGPKSMMLDRLTLGLLTHHLAKQYIMAGELTGGPVAQPRIDWKKSRLIS, from the coding sequence ATGAGTTTGGAGACCGCCAAAAGAATCGAAATGGGTGACATGCAGGGACACAGGGGTCCTGCGCAAGTCTCGGCTGCGAAGGACTACTATAGCCGCTCTCGCCGCGAGATACGGTCGTTGCTGCCCAGCCGCGCCTCCCGCATACTCGAAGTGGGACCTGGCGCAGGCTTCACGCTTCTGTGGCTTAAGTCGATCTACCCTGATGCCACGACGTTCGGGGTCGAACTCAATCAAGCGCTCGAGGCCGACCTGCGAGAGCATGCCGATGTCGCGATCATCGGAGACATCGACGAGTTGATATCCCGAGTAGGCAGCAAGTTTGACCTAATTCTGTTGCTTGATGTGCTTGAGCATGTCCCGGACCCAACTCGCACGCTTCAGGCGATCACCAGAAAGCTCCTCATGGACGGTGGTCGCGTGATTGTTTCTGTTCCGAATATCGCGCATCTGAGCGTGACCGTTCCGCTGCTTTTCCAACGTCGATTTGCCTACACGGATTCTGGAATTCTTGACCGCACCCATCTGAGGTTCTTTGTCGAAGACACCGCCGTTAAGCTTTTCAACGACTCAAATCTGGTGGTCAAGGATGGTCTGATCACGGGCCTTGAAGGTCCAAAGTCCATGATGTTGGACCGATTGACCCTCGGACTCCTGACCCACCACTTGGCAAAGCAATACATCATGGCGGGTGAGCTGACTGGTGGGCCTGTCGCACAGCCAAGAATAGATTGGAAGAAGAGCCGGCTGATCAGCTAG
- a CDS encoding glycosyltransferase family 4 protein: MRRIAKKLLISTQLASASDGIVDDWSRPLVPHDTSVAPNPPVAPASIPTGGVWKRDDLLVPPGSVHCLIVTPVLDAGGLDEFVAFLARRLPHFGFRVTVMCAHQSAAPAGELFTTLQREGTEAVAASPNDACLWFETNRPDVISAHDPPGWLLRAASAARIPVVETLHGIPTPISTNWREERRRSKFIVRFVAVSELVRRQYLSGNPSYPDSAVITIPNAFNQTHRPAVNRSKARAWLGLNDEFLFLSLGRHTVQKNAYGLVRAFAEVAENDRKAHLLIAGRLDDAVYTRQVRTLRDTMPCKDRIHLRQSFPTPSILLAAADCFVLNSFFEGWSLASMEALSAGLPAIVSDVGGAREQIGMDGSRGFVVANPVGDPERANWHRSCLMRFRPQKNKEELVSAMKSVLARRDHWSAVREQLSADSQSIFDPVICSRRHAEVLLSAISRSATESQFADYGRP; this comes from the coding sequence GTGAGACGTATCGCAAAAAAGCTTTTGATCAGCACCCAGCTGGCTTCCGCAAGTGACGGTATTGTTGACGACTGGTCCAGACCCCTCGTGCCACACGATACGAGCGTGGCACCGAATCCACCGGTTGCGCCCGCCTCGATTCCGACCGGCGGCGTGTGGAAGCGGGACGACTTGCTTGTACCGCCAGGGAGTGTGCACTGCCTGATCGTCACTCCCGTGCTCGACGCCGGCGGGCTTGATGAATTTGTCGCTTTTCTTGCAAGACGCCTCCCTCACTTCGGATTTCGCGTGACGGTTATGTGCGCACATCAATCGGCGGCGCCTGCCGGAGAACTGTTCACAACTTTGCAGAGAGAGGGAACCGAAGCGGTTGCCGCCTCGCCAAACGACGCCTGTCTATGGTTCGAGACGAACCGCCCTGACGTCATCAGCGCGCACGATCCGCCCGGTTGGCTCTTGCGGGCAGCCAGCGCTGCCCGCATTCCGGTCGTGGAAACGCTCCATGGCATTCCAACGCCCATAAGCACGAATTGGAGGGAAGAACGCCGGAGATCGAAGTTCATTGTCCGCTTTGTTGCGGTAAGCGAGCTCGTGAGGCGCCAGTACCTTTCAGGCAATCCGTCCTATCCCGATTCCGCGGTCATCACCATCCCGAACGCGTTCAACCAGACACACCGCCCGGCGGTGAACCGCTCGAAAGCCCGAGCTTGGCTAGGCCTTAACGACGAGTTTCTCTTTCTCTCGCTCGGTCGTCATACGGTTCAGAAGAATGCCTACGGCCTGGTCCGGGCCTTTGCCGAAGTCGCCGAGAATGATCGCAAGGCACATCTGCTGATCGCCGGCCGCCTGGATGATGCAGTGTACACGCGTCAAGTGCGCACTCTTCGCGACACGATGCCTTGCAAGGACCGCATTCACCTCCGGCAGTCGTTTCCGACTCCTTCGATCCTGCTAGCCGCCGCCGACTGCTTTGTTCTAAACTCATTTTTCGAGGGATGGTCTCTGGCCTCTATGGAAGCCTTGAGCGCGGGGCTGCCCGCAATCGTGAGTGATGTCGGAGGCGCGCGTGAGCAAATCGGTATGGACGGCAGCCGCGGATTCGTTGTGGCGAACCCCGTCGGCGATCCCGAAAGGGCGAATTGGCATCGCTCCTGTCTTATGCGATTTCGGCCACAGAAGAATAAGGAAGAACTCGTCTCTGCCATGAAGTCAGTGCTCGCACGTCGAGATCATTGGTCGGCAGTACGCGAACAACTATCCGCGGATTCACAAAGCATCTTCGATCCCGTCATATGTTCCAGACGCCACGCGGAAGTCCTTCTTTCGGCGATTTCACGATCTGCGACCGAAAGTCAGTTCGCCGATTATGGTCGCCCATAG
- a CDS encoding glycosyltransferase has product MSSVDAIIPCYQYGHFLRECAESILKQCGPELRLLIIDDASTDSTGQIAQELARSDPRVEFRRHATNRGHIATFNEGIDWAAADYMILLSADDYLMPGAIERSVRLMDDNPSVGLTFGGAIALQEGREEMLAPPAELGPGTRILSGHDFIRISGARNIVLAPSVVVRTSLQKKVGGYLPDLTHSGDMEMWLRFAAHGPVGYIDATQAVYRRHSTNMSGGYSAEQDFHQRKLAFERFLDRCAAVLPDADELRFWLMRHLALDAISCASRAFNEGDVGLSERLSALASKLDPEVTRSRRWWLLACKRRLGSRGWQLLRPAIERLRTP; this is encoded by the coding sequence ATGAGTTCCGTCGATGCGATCATTCCTTGTTATCAGTATGGGCATTTCCTCAGGGAGTGCGCTGAAAGCATATTGAAGCAGTGCGGGCCCGAGTTGCGCTTGCTGATCATTGATGATGCGTCCACGGATAGTACAGGTCAAATAGCGCAAGAACTGGCCCGTTCAGATCCTCGGGTCGAGTTTCGCAGGCATGCCACTAATCGCGGCCATATTGCTACCTTCAATGAGGGGATCGACTGGGCCGCTGCCGACTATATGATTTTGCTCTCCGCGGACGATTACTTAATGCCCGGCGCGATTGAGAGGTCAGTGAGGCTGATGGATGACAATCCGTCGGTCGGCCTCACGTTTGGCGGGGCGATCGCACTCCAAGAGGGGCGGGAGGAGATGCTGGCACCGCCGGCGGAACTTGGGCCCGGAACAAGGATACTGTCTGGCCACGATTTCATCAGAATTAGCGGCGCCAGGAATATAGTGTTGGCGCCGAGCGTGGTGGTGCGAACGAGCCTGCAGAAGAAAGTGGGGGGATACTTACCCGATTTGACGCACAGCGGTGATATGGAAATGTGGCTCCGGTTCGCAGCGCATGGTCCCGTCGGGTACATCGATGCCACCCAGGCTGTGTATCGGCGACATTCAACTAACATGTCGGGCGGATATTCCGCCGAGCAAGACTTCCATCAACGCAAATTGGCGTTTGAGCGGTTTCTGGATCGCTGTGCCGCAGTGCTTCCCGACGCCGATGAGCTCAGGTTCTGGCTGATGCGCCATTTAGCGCTCGACGCGATCAGTTGTGCGAGCCGTGCCTTCAATGAGGGAGACGTTGGGTTATCGGAACGGCTCTCGGCGCTTGCGTCGAAGCTGGACCCGGAGGTTACGCGATCGCGTCGTTGGTGGCTTCTCGCCTGCAAACGGCGATTGGGATCGCGGGGATGGCAGTTGCTGCGGCCGGCTATCGAGCGGTTAAGGACGCCGTGA
- a CDS encoding FkbM family methyltransferase — MNLKPFARFAYANIPGVAAARFAFKDAAASYLPKPEYRGVTWTARADGLIIDIGANRGQSIQAFKRFRPQSSIVAFEPEPLSAKRLKTRFSEDRSISVLPYALGARPGTITFFVPSYGWWACDGMAATSREAATEWLSDSGRMYRFDQSKLTVGEHRIECRTLDSFAMAPSLIKVHAQGAELDILRGSVHTLGRYKPALMCAFASDEISNFVSDIGYRPYVFQDRRFVKGLAPRSVTFTWYLTDDHRRRAQIETASPGKATLS; from the coding sequence ATGAATCTGAAGCCTTTTGCCCGTTTTGCATATGCAAACATCCCCGGCGTGGCGGCGGCGCGATTTGCCTTCAAGGACGCGGCGGCCTCATACCTCCCGAAACCCGAGTATAGGGGTGTCACGTGGACCGCCAGAGCAGACGGTCTGATTATCGATATCGGGGCGAACCGCGGACAAAGCATTCAGGCCTTCAAGAGGTTTAGACCGCAATCGAGCATCGTCGCTTTCGAGCCGGAACCCCTCTCGGCCAAGCGGCTCAAGACTCGATTCTCCGAAGATCGGTCCATCTCGGTATTGCCTTACGCGCTGGGGGCCAGGCCGGGCACCATTACATTCTTCGTTCCATCATACGGTTGGTGGGCGTGCGATGGTATGGCGGCCACCTCCCGCGAGGCCGCGACCGAATGGCTGAGCGATTCCGGCCGCATGTACCGCTTCGATCAGTCCAAGTTGACCGTGGGCGAACACAGAATCGAATGTCGCACCCTCGATTCCTTTGCGATGGCACCCTCCCTGATCAAGGTGCACGCTCAGGGGGCTGAGTTGGACATCCTGCGAGGATCAGTACACACGCTAGGCCGATACAAACCAGCACTGATGTGCGCATTTGCATCGGACGAGATTTCTAACTTCGTCTCCGACATCGGCTATCGGCCTTACGTCTTTCAGGATCGACGCTTCGTGAAGGGGCTGGCGCCGCGTTCAGTCACCTTCACGTGGTATTTGACTGACGATCACAGACGCCGCGCTCAGATCGAAACCGCATCGCCGGGCAAGGCGACCCTCTCATGA
- a CDS encoding glycosyltransferase family 2 protein, translated as MAIGLNATEMDASYGLAESLVSEVAVLIVGYRNPHDIVECLLALSRATTSPAFDVFICENGGEDAYCQLVSALVGEGGPCLRGEARGTGIDDNISRFTGVERLVLRARSSNVWVACASDNLGYAGGINAWLRPLSAIPTWRAIWILNPDTQPTESALAALHKRAESGRKAMVGSTILDSLDADHVRFRGGLSWQKLAARDVAIGLGDLLNASCNTAAVEDAMDSPSGASMYVTRWCIERIGLMDESYFLFYEDMDWGLRARHLGLGYAADSIVVHKRGTTTGSAKGSSAIPVLSVYLQHRNCVRFVRRHFPWSLPLRVAVSVLYALRFLLQGAPSNSRAAIEGLVAGLRGEMGRPKERMAQ; from the coding sequence ATGGCGATCGGATTGAACGCTACCGAAATGGATGCCTCGTATGGGTTGGCGGAAAGTCTCGTTTCCGAGGTCGCGGTGCTTATCGTTGGCTATCGCAACCCGCATGACATCGTCGAATGTCTACTGGCATTGTCCCGTGCGACCACTTCGCCGGCCTTCGACGTCTTCATTTGCGAGAATGGTGGCGAGGATGCCTATTGCCAACTGGTCTCAGCTCTGGTCGGCGAGGGAGGCCCTTGCCTGCGGGGCGAAGCTCGCGGAACCGGAATAGATGATAACATCAGCCGATTTACCGGCGTGGAGCGCCTGGTTCTGCGAGCGAGATCGTCAAATGTCTGGGTTGCGTGCGCCTCCGACAATCTTGGCTATGCCGGTGGGATAAATGCGTGGTTGCGCCCACTCTCTGCAATTCCCACTTGGCGGGCGATCTGGATCTTGAATCCAGATACCCAGCCGACCGAGTCCGCGCTGGCCGCGCTACACAAACGGGCGGAGTCCGGTCGAAAGGCAATGGTGGGCAGCACTATTCTCGACAGCCTCGATGCGGATCACGTGAGATTCCGCGGTGGGCTCTCCTGGCAGAAGCTGGCCGCGAGAGACGTTGCCATCGGCCTGGGAGACCTTCTCAATGCATCCTGCAACACCGCGGCCGTCGAAGACGCGATGGATAGCCCTTCGGGGGCATCGATGTATGTGACCCGCTGGTGCATCGAGCGGATTGGTCTCATGGATGAGAGCTATTTCCTGTTTTACGAGGATATGGATTGGGGACTGCGCGCAAGACATTTGGGACTCGGTTATGCCGCCGACTCGATCGTCGTTCACAAGCGCGGCACCACGACGGGATCCGCCAAAGGTTCATCGGCCATACCAGTGCTCTCCGTTTACCTCCAGCACCGCAACTGCGTTCGCTTTGTACGCCGACATTTCCCATGGTCGCTGCCTCTTAGAGTTGCGGTCTCCGTCCTTTATGCACTCAGGTTCTTACTGCAGGGAGCCCCAAGCAACAGCCGTGCAGCGATCGAAGGGCTCGTCGCTGGATTGAGAGGCGAGATGGGCCGGCCGAAGGAGCGGATGGCACAATAA